Proteins co-encoded in one Desulfuromonas sp. genomic window:
- a CDS encoding universal stress protein — protein MRPFKVLVPIDLSPSSLQILDFALSRERLGGAEFTLLYVVPSGEVETFASLGGGPEEGFSKIRKEALVRLEKEARNRSGGEGAPDIVCRVSAGVPFREICRLAEDESFDLIVLGTHGRTGLPHLLLGSNAERVVQHASCPVLSVTPRVLRGED, from the coding sequence ATGAGACCTTTCAAAGTGCTGGTGCCCATCGATCTTTCCCCGTCAAGCCTGCAAATCCTGGACTTCGCCCTGTCCCGGGAGAGGTTGGGCGGAGCCGAATTTACCCTGCTCTACGTGGTGCCGAGCGGTGAGGTGGAGACCTTCGCATCCCTCGGTGGGGGACCGGAGGAGGGGTTTTCGAAAATCCGTAAGGAGGCCCTGGTACGCCTTGAAAAGGAGGCGCGGAACCGCTCGGGAGGGGAAGGCGCGCCCGATATCGTGTGCCGGGTCTCCGCCGGCGTGCCCTTTCGGGAGATCTGCCGTTTGGCCGAGGATGAGTCATTCGACCTTATTGTCCTCGGGACCCACGGTCGCACCGGTCTTCCCCATCTTCTGCTCGGAAGCAATGCCGAAAGGGTGGTTCAACATGCATCCTGTCCGGTTTTGAGCGTGACCCCCCGGGTCCTGCGCGGGGAAGATTGA
- the queA gene encoding tRNA preQ1(34) S-adenosylmethionine ribosyltransferase-isomerase QueA — translation MRLDDFHFELPEEQIAQTPPPSREDARLMTLSRRGGAIRTGDFPEILDLFVEGDVLVVNDTRVIPARLLGNKESGGKIEVFLVRRLVGEEETWACLTKSSKPPRTGSRLILGGGIEGTMVVGGDAPFRHIRFDCEGEFHAALEQVGRIPLPPYIRREDGPLDRDRYQTVFARAKGAVAAPTAGLHFTPSILEALRKRGVEIVSLTLHVGLGTFLPVRVDNTREHRMHEETYHLPRATAEAVNLAKEEGRRVFALGTTATRTLEHAVDGSGRLVPGSGTTDIFIYPGFNFRIVDALITNFHLPRSTLLMLVSAFAGRELILEGYRRAVEEGFRFFSYGDCMVIL, via the coding sequence ATGCGACTTGATGACTTCCATTTCGAACTTCCCGAAGAACAAATCGCCCAGACACCTCCACCGTCCCGCGAGGACGCCCGGCTGATGACCCTGTCTCGCCGGGGAGGGGCGATCCGGACGGGAGATTTTCCCGAGATTCTCGACCTTTTCGTCGAAGGCGATGTCCTAGTCGTTAACGATACACGGGTCATCCCGGCCCGGCTCCTGGGGAACAAGGAGTCCGGAGGGAAAATCGAGGTTTTTCTGGTGCGTCGGCTGGTCGGCGAGGAGGAAACCTGGGCCTGTCTGACCAAGAGTTCCAAGCCGCCCCGGACTGGATCCCGCCTGATCCTCGGCGGTGGCATCGAAGGGACTATGGTGGTTGGGGGGGACGCGCCCTTCAGGCACATCCGGTTTGACTGCGAGGGCGAATTTCACGCCGCGCTGGAGCAGGTCGGGCGAATTCCGCTTCCCCCCTATATCCGGAGGGAAGACGGCCCCCTTGACCGGGACCGTTACCAGACGGTCTTCGCAAGGGCCAAGGGCGCTGTGGCCGCCCCCACCGCGGGACTGCACTTCACCCCGTCCATTCTCGAAGCCCTGCGGAAGCGGGGAGTGGAAATCGTTTCCCTGACCCTGCACGTGGGGCTGGGCACTTTTCTTCCCGTCAGGGTGGATAACACTCGGGAGCACCGGATGCACGAGGAGACCTACCACCTGCCCCGGGCCACCGCGGAGGCGGTGAACCTGGCCAAGGAGGAGGGACGACGAGTCTTTGCGCTCGGCACAACGGCGACCCGGACCCTCGAACATGCTGTGGACGGAAGCGGACGTCTGGTTCCAGGAAGCGGCACCACCGATATCTTTATCTATCCCGGGTTCAACTTCCGGATCGTTGACGCGCTGATCACAAATTTTCACCTGCCTCGTTCTACGCTGCTGATGCTGGTATCCGCCTTTGCGGGCAGAGAACTGATCCTGGAGGGGTACCGCAGGGCCGTGGAGGAGGGGTTTCGGTTCTTCAGTTACGGCGACTGCATGGTGATTCTCTGA
- the argC gene encoding N-acetyl-gamma-glutamyl-phosphate reductase: MVKVAVVGASGYTGVELVRLLCDHPAVELACVTSRQHAGEEIAAVFPSLRDRAELVCEPVSTEEIADRADFVFTALPHKTAMEVVPDLLAAGKKVVDLSADYRLKDRSLYEAWYQVHSSPHLLEEAVYGLPELYREKIGAARLVANPGCYPTSVALGLAPLLLGKRIVLDSLVIDSKSGASGAGRGAKTGSLFCEVNEGFKAYGVAAHRHTPEIEQTLGELAGRDVTVTFTPHLLPVNRGILSTCYATLSAPAQTADLVELYQDHYRGEPFVRVHPVGSLPNVAFVKGGNYCDVGVVSDPRTGRAIVVSAIDNLVKGAAGQAVQNMNLMLGIEEDTGLTAVPLFP, translated from the coding sequence ATGGTTAAAGTCGCTGTTGTCGGGGCGAGTGGCTACACGGGGGTTGAGCTCGTGCGCCTGCTCTGTGACCATCCCGCGGTGGAGTTGGCCTGCGTCACCTCGCGGCAACACGCCGGGGAGGAGATCGCCGCGGTTTTCCCCAGCCTGCGCGATCGGGCCGAACTGGTCTGCGAGCCGGTTTCAACTGAGGAGATCGCCGACCGGGCCGATTTCGTATTTACCGCTCTGCCCCACAAGACCGCCATGGAGGTCGTCCCTGACTTGTTGGCCGCCGGCAAGAAGGTCGTCGACCTTTCGGCGGACTATCGCTTGAAGGACCGCTCGCTCTACGAAGCCTGGTATCAGGTTCACAGCAGCCCCCACCTGCTGGAAGAAGCGGTGTACGGCCTTCCGGAACTCTACAGGGAGAAGATCGGGGCTGCCCGCCTTGTGGCGAACCCCGGTTGTTATCCTACCAGCGTCGCCCTGGGGCTGGCGCCTCTGCTCCTGGGAAAACGCATCGTCCTCGACAGCCTTGTCATCGACAGCAAATCGGGTGCCAGCGGAGCGGGGCGGGGCGCTAAGACGGGGAGCTTGTTCTGCGAGGTCAACGAGGGATTTAAGGCCTACGGGGTCGCCGCGCATCGGCACACGCCGGAAATCGAACAGACCCTGGGGGAGCTCGCCGGCCGTGATGTGACGGTCACCTTCACCCCCCACCTGCTTCCGGTCAATCGTGGCATTCTCTCCACCTGCTACGCGACTCTCAGCGCACCGGCGCAGACCGCGGACCTCGTGGAACTGTACCAGGACCACTATCGCGGCGAGCCTTTCGTTCGCGTGCATCCGGTGGGGAGTCTGCCTAATGTGGCCTTTGTCAAAGGGGGGAACTACTGCGACGTCGGGGTGGTGAGCGACCCCCGGACCGGAAGGGCGATTGTGGTGTCCGCCATCGATAACCTGGTCAAGGGCGCTGCCGGCCAGGCGGTGCAGAACATGAACCTCATGCTTGGCATCGAGGAGGATACCGGTTTGACCGCTGTCCCTCTTTTCCCCTAG
- the tgt gene encoding tRNA guanosine(34) transglycosylase Tgt, protein MNSFDFALLNTDDHCAARRGRITTRRGTIETPVFMPVGTQGTVKAMLPEALRELGAEIILGNTYHLFLRPGHELVRKLGGLHAFMNWDRPILTDSGGFQVFSLGKLRKISEEGVRFQSHLDGSAHVLTPESSIAIQEALGADIIMAFDECIPYPASRDYVAASTERSSRWARRCREARREGDGAALFGIVQGGMHADLRARSVEDLLETGFEGYAVGGLSVGEEASLMYEVMDCTLPLLPADRPRYVMGVGTPENLMEGVSRGVDMFDCVMPTRNARNGVLFTSFGKVSIKQARFAEDPRPVDPDCACYVCRNYSRAYLRHLYQGREILASVLNTHHNLHYYLQLMKGARKAIEEGAFIRYKQEFYRRREGCGDKD, encoded by the coding sequence TTGAACAGCTTTGACTTCGCTCTTTTAAATACCGATGACCATTGCGCCGCCCGGCGCGGAAGAATCACCACCCGGCGCGGGACGATCGAGACGCCGGTCTTCATGCCCGTCGGGACCCAGGGGACGGTCAAGGCGATGCTGCCCGAAGCCCTCCGGGAACTGGGGGCCGAGATCATCCTGGGCAATACCTACCATCTCTTCCTTCGACCGGGCCACGAACTGGTTCGTAAGCTCGGAGGGCTCCACGCCTTCATGAACTGGGACCGGCCGATTCTCACCGACAGCGGAGGGTTCCAGGTCTTCAGCCTCGGGAAGCTGCGCAAGATCAGCGAAGAGGGGGTCCGGTTTCAATCCCACCTGGACGGGTCGGCCCATGTGCTGACTCCGGAGAGTTCGATCGCAATCCAGGAGGCGCTCGGGGCCGATATCATAATGGCTTTCGACGAATGCATTCCTTATCCCGCCTCCCGGGACTACGTCGCCGCATCCACCGAGCGTTCCAGTCGTTGGGCCCGACGCTGCAGGGAGGCTCGCAGGGAGGGCGACGGGGCCGCCCTGTTCGGCATCGTGCAGGGGGGGATGCATGCCGACCTACGGGCCCGCAGCGTTGAGGACCTGCTGGAGACCGGTTTCGAAGGGTATGCGGTAGGGGGGCTTTCGGTCGGAGAGGAGGCCAGCCTCATGTACGAGGTCATGGACTGCACCCTGCCTCTGTTGCCCGCCGACCGTCCGCGCTACGTGATGGGGGTCGGCACCCCGGAGAACCTGATGGAGGGGGTTTCCCGGGGGGTGGACATGTTCGACTGCGTCATGCCCACGCGCAACGCCCGCAACGGTGTATTATTCACTTCTTTTGGTAAAGTCAGTATCAAGCAGGCACGGTTCGCGGAAGACCCCCGGCCGGTCGATCCCGACTGCGCATGTTACGTGTGTCGAAACTACAGTCGGGCCTACCTGCGGCACCTTTACCAGGGCCGCGAGATCCTCGCTTCGGTTCTCAACACTCATCATAATCTGCATTACTACCTGCAGTTGATGAAGGGGGCGAGAAAGGCCATCGAAGAGGGCGCTTTCATTCGGTACAAGCAGGAGTTCTACCGTCGCCGCGAGGGATGCGGCGATAAGGATTGA
- a CDS encoding energy-coupling factor transporter transmembrane protein EcfT has protein sequence MAVLEHLTLGRYLDGDSLLHRLDPRIKLAGVPLLVVASFSGTSFSRVAVLAVLAFACLLASGIGWRVWGRGLWVFRWLFLFTLLLHLLLSPGHTLFGTAWLSRDGLLRGLLVCAQLGLTVVFASLLTLTTTPRELAASFAALLAPLRRIGFPLQEATRLLLLVLQFIPILRDEALRVAEEGRAAGLDPGGATLVGRGRFAGRLVAPLVLGLVDHADALARAEAAGENVGGELPRLRAVGELKLFEWLFLIAVGFGLAALWTMLP, from the coding sequence ATGGCGGTATTGGAACATCTCACCCTTGGGCGCTACCTCGACGGGGACTCTCTCCTCCACCGGCTCGATCCGAGGATCAAGCTCGCGGGAGTGCCCCTGCTGGTGGTGGCCTCCTTCTCGGGGACAAGCTTCTCCCGCGTGGCCGTTCTGGCCGTCCTGGCGTTCGCCTGTTTGCTCGCTTCGGGCATCGGCTGGCGGGTCTGGGGGCGGGGGCTGTGGGTCTTTCGCTGGCTCTTTCTCTTCACCCTCCTGCTCCACCTGCTGCTGTCTCCCGGCCATACCCTGTTCGGAACCGCCTGGCTCTCCAGGGACGGCCTGCTGAGGGGGCTGCTGGTCTGCGCCCAGCTTGGTCTGACCGTGGTGTTCGCCTCTCTGCTGACCCTGACGACGACGCCCCGGGAGCTGGCCGCCTCCTTCGCGGCCCTTCTCGCGCCGTTGCGGCGGATCGGTTTTCCCCTTCAGGAGGCCACGAGACTCCTTCTGCTGGTCCTTCAGTTTATTCCCATTCTTCGGGACGAGGCCCTCAGGGTCGCCGAGGAGGGGCGGGCCGCCGGTCTCGACCCGGGGGGCGCGACCCTCGTCGGGCGTGGACGTTTTGCCGGGCGACTCGTCGCGCCCCTGGTGCTCGGCCTTGTGGACCATGCCGATGCCCTGGCTCGCGCCGAAGCGGCGGGGGAGAATGTCGGGGGCGAGTTGCCCCGGCTGCGGGCGGTGGGCGAATTGAAGCTCTTTGAATGGCTCTTTTTGATTGCCGTCGGCTTCGGCCTGGCGGCCCTATGGACGATGCTCCCATGA
- a CDS encoding HD domain-containing phosphohydrolase, whose amino-acid sequence MNSLKIKILGLTAVLLVLTLGLSAWQNLHSQKSALSQVITQDSQLLGETVRNVIIAHMTNGQSIEVPTILEKIHKEPAFETVRIFDETGRILISAQPEEIGDSVPTAEFLGFRSGKPFISKKIMGKEYHVTLLPIHNTQACHSCHEPARQVLGVLNMHLSMSALDPLRDESRSAALTSSAVMLLVLMLSITLFILVYVDLPIRKLVAGMQHLEQGDFEHATTAIDSSAEMSLLSSKFNQMVDRLKSLIETKLRQEKEITVSQEKLAYHEEIHNMNLTLEERLREIEYLNTTLESRIEEIESANLKIADLAGDLEAKNTTLRQAVTRLSALNEMGLTINSARELETLFPLLIKKTLETLQAQAGYILLLGQNPKELRLVNAVGLPERQNPGAHLPPRAVNISHRVIEDRKPLLITSDDQLQDAADGPFGFTNETVICAPLVIKAEVIGTITITNKTDMSSFTNEDLDLLSTISNQASVAIYNVRLYREQQNTYLNTVQALVSAIEASDAYTSGHSERVTRYSLALARHLGMRQAALRRLEQAAILHDVGKIGIAIELLHKKGVLSEEDVGLLQQHPVIGVRILEPIEFLDGVRDIIAQHHERYDGAGYPYGLRGEELLIEARILAVADTYDAMTSDRPYRSALSHQTALLEIESQAWAQFDPRVAKSFIDLFRDTGMPKTSPHA is encoded by the coding sequence ATGAATTCGCTCAAAATCAAAATCCTGGGTCTGACCGCAGTCCTCCTCGTCCTCACCCTCGGCCTTTCCGCGTGGCAAAACCTTCATAGCCAAAAATCCGCCCTCTCCCAGGTCATCACCCAGGACTCCCAACTCCTGGGGGAGACCGTCCGCAATGTCATCATCGCCCACATGACCAACGGACAGAGCATAGAGGTGCCCACGATCCTGGAGAAAATCCACAAAGAACCGGCTTTCGAAACTGTGCGCATCTTCGATGAGACCGGCCGGATCCTCATCTCCGCGCAACCGGAAGAGATCGGCGACTCCGTGCCGACGGCTGAATTCCTCGGGTTCCGATCCGGAAAACCCTTTATCTCCAAAAAGATCATGGGAAAGGAATACCACGTCACCCTGCTTCCCATCCACAACACGCAGGCGTGCCACAGCTGTCACGAACCTGCCCGCCAGGTGCTCGGCGTTCTCAATATGCACCTCTCTATGAGCGCCCTCGATCCCCTGCGGGACGAAAGCCGCTCGGCAGCGCTGACATCCTCAGCCGTCATGCTCCTGGTTCTGATGCTCTCCATCACGCTGTTCATCCTCGTCTACGTGGACCTTCCCATCCGCAAACTGGTGGCGGGAATGCAGCATCTGGAACAGGGGGATTTCGAGCATGCGACCACGGCCATTGACAGCTCCGCAGAGATGTCCCTCCTCTCCTCAAAATTCAACCAGATGGTGGACCGCCTCAAGAGCCTTATCGAGACCAAGCTCCGCCAGGAAAAGGAAATCACCGTCTCCCAGGAGAAGCTCGCCTACCACGAAGAGATCCACAACATGAACCTCACCCTGGAAGAGCGCCTCCGGGAGATCGAATATCTTAATACCACCCTCGAGAGCCGAATCGAGGAGATCGAGAGCGCCAACCTCAAGATCGCCGACCTGGCCGGAGACCTGGAGGCCAAAAACACCACCCTTCGACAGGCGGTCACCCGCTTGTCGGCCCTCAACGAGATGGGTTTGACCATTAACTCGGCCCGGGAGTTGGAAACCCTCTTCCCCCTCCTGATCAAAAAAACCCTGGAAACCCTCCAGGCCCAAGCTGGCTATATCCTTCTGTTGGGCCAAAACCCGAAAGAACTCCGCCTCGTCAACGCCGTCGGCCTGCCCGAGAGGCAAAACCCCGGAGCCCATCTCCCTCCGAGGGCTGTCAACATATCCCACCGGGTGATCGAGGACCGGAAGCCCTTGCTGATCACCAGCGACGACCAACTCCAGGACGCCGCTGACGGCCCCTTCGGCTTCACCAACGAAACAGTCATCTGTGCGCCCCTGGTCATCAAGGCTGAGGTGATCGGCACCATCACCATCACCAACAAGACGGACATGTCTTCCTTCACCAACGAGGACCTGGACCTTCTTTCGACCATTTCCAACCAGGCCAGCGTGGCCATTTACAACGTCCGTCTCTACCGGGAACAGCAGAACACATACCTGAACACAGTACAGGCCCTCGTTTCGGCCATCGAGGCGAGCGACGCCTACACCAGCGGCCACTCCGAACGGGTCACCCGCTACAGCCTCGCCCTCGCCCGTCACCTCGGCATGCGGCAGGCCGCCCTGCGCCGCCTGGAACAAGCCGCCATTCTCCACGACGTCGGTAAGATCGGCATCGCCATAGAACTGCTACATAAAAAGGGCGTTCTCTCCGAGGAAGACGTTGGCCTGTTGCAGCAGCACCCGGTCATCGGGGTCCGCATCCTGGAGCCGATCGAGTTCCTGGACGGAGTTCGGGATATCATCGCCCAACATCACGAACGTTACGACGGCGCCGGCTATCCCTACGGCCTCCGGGGGGAAGAGTTGCTCATCGAGGCGCGCATTCTCGCCGTGGCCGACACCTATGACGCCATGACCTCCGACCGCCCCTATCGCAGCGCCCTCTCCCACCAAACCGCCCTCCTTGAGATCGAGAGCCAAGCCTGGGCACAGTTTGACCCCAGGGTGGCCAAGTCCTTCATCGACCTCTTCCGGGACACAGGCATGCCGAAGACGAGTCCCCACGCCTGA
- the rplM gene encoding 50S ribosomal protein L13 produces the protein MSTQVAKEADVKRNWFVVDLEDKVLGRAATEIARILRGKHKPIYTPSVDTGDFVVVVNADKVKLTGKKMADKMYYRHSGYPGGIKGVNAEKLQQAKPEELIKKAVKGMLPKNKLGRQMFKKLKVYTGGEHPHSAQQPKEKTL, from the coding sequence ATGAGTACCCAAGTAGCTAAAGAAGCAGACGTTAAACGGAATTGGTTCGTTGTCGACCTGGAGGACAAGGTCCTCGGCAGGGCCGCGACGGAAATTGCTCGCATTCTGCGAGGCAAGCACAAGCCTATTTATACCCCGAGTGTGGACACCGGTGATTTCGTCGTCGTTGTCAATGCCGACAAGGTTAAGTTGACCGGGAAAAAGATGGCGGACAAGATGTACTACCGTCATTCCGGTTACCCTGGGGGGATAAAAGGCGTCAATGCCGAGAAACTCCAACAGGCAAAGCCTGAGGAGTTGATCAAGAAGGCGGTTAAGGGAATGCTGCCCAAGAACAAGTTGGGACGGCAGATGTTCAAGAAGCTCAAGGTTTACACAGGCGGCGAACATCCCCATTCCGCCCAGCAGCCCAAAGAAAAGACCCTTTAG
- a CDS encoding aspartate-semialdehyde dehydrogenase produces MSREFSVAVVGATGAVGNEILRVLEERQFPVKELRLLASERSEGTFLEFRGEEIVVEALGNDSFGGIDLALFSAGGELSQEYCPVAAAAGAVCVDNSSAWRMDPEVPLVVPEVNPGEIARFRNKGIVANPNCSTIQMVLPLKALHDFSPVKRVVVSTYQAVSGSGQKAVDELRIQSGELLNGRPIECKVYPHQIGFNCLPQIDAFLDNGYTKEEMKMVNETRKILGDDGIRVTATAVRVPVFYGHSESVNVETTGKITAVKARELFAAFPSLEVLDDAAKGVYPMPVASAGEDLTYVGRIREDESVDNGLNLWVVADNVRKGAATNAVQIAEILAEKYL; encoded by the coding sequence GTGTCCAGGGAATTCAGCGTGGCCGTCGTCGGCGCCACCGGCGCGGTTGGCAACGAAATACTGCGAGTGCTCGAGGAACGCCAGTTCCCCGTGAAGGAGCTGCGCCTGCTCGCCTCCGAGCGGTCCGAGGGGACGTTTCTCGAATTCCGCGGGGAGGAGATCGTTGTCGAGGCCCTCGGCAATGATTCCTTCGGGGGAATTGATCTGGCCCTTTTCTCCGCCGGGGGGGAGCTCAGTCAGGAGTATTGCCCGGTCGCGGCGGCCGCCGGGGCGGTCTGCGTGGACAACTCCAGCGCGTGGCGCATGGACCCTGAGGTGCCGCTGGTGGTCCCGGAGGTCAATCCCGGGGAGATCGCCCGATTCCGAAACAAGGGGATCGTCGCCAACCCCAACTGCTCCACCATCCAGATGGTGCTGCCGCTGAAGGCGCTGCACGACTTCAGCCCGGTGAAGAGGGTGGTCGTCTCGACCTACCAGGCGGTTTCGGGCAGCGGCCAGAAGGCCGTCGATGAACTGCGCATCCAGTCCGGCGAACTGCTCAACGGCCGGCCCATCGAGTGCAAGGTCTACCCCCACCAGATCGGCTTCAACTGTCTGCCCCAGATCGACGCCTTCCTCGACAACGGCTACACGAAGGAAGAGATGAAGATGGTCAACGAGACCAGGAAGATCCTGGGGGACGATGGCATCAGGGTCACGGCGACGGCGGTGCGGGTGCCGGTCTTCTACGGTCACAGCGAGTCGGTGAACGTGGAGACGACAGGGAAGATCACCGCAGTCAAGGCCCGTGAACTGTTCGCCGCCTTCCCCAGCCTGGAGGTTCTCGACGACGCGGCGAAAGGCGTCTACCCCATGCCGGTCGCTTCCGCCGGGGAGGACCTCACCTACGTGGGGCGCATCCGCGAGGACGAGTCCGTGGACAACGGTCTCAATCTCTGGGTCGTGGCCGACAACGTCCGCAAGGGGGCGGCGACCAACGCCGTGCAGATCGCCGAAATCCTCGCGGAGAAGTACCTGTAG
- the truA gene encoding tRNA pseudouridine(38-40) synthase TruA, translating into MTTVRLTLEYDGTAYAGWQIQPNGLSVQQVVEDALARVVGEPVRLHSSGRTDAGVHALGMVAHFQTERALPLSAYREGVNRFLPRDVAVTEAAIAPEGFHARFSARGKWYRYIIYQGPVRSPLRERTSWHIRSALDVAAMALGARSMVGRHDFAAFRSSSCEARTSIREIFSLEILPHGDLLFVDVKGSGFLKNMVRIMVGTLVEIGMGKRSVRDVETLLREGRREGAGCTAPAQGLCLKEVWYETPGIEG; encoded by the coding sequence ATGACAACTGTTCGCCTGACCTTGGAATACGACGGGACGGCCTACGCCGGCTGGCAAATCCAGCCCAACGGGCTCTCTGTTCAGCAGGTGGTGGAGGATGCCCTGGCCCGGGTGGTCGGGGAGCCGGTGCGTCTGCACTCCTCCGGCCGTACCGACGCCGGGGTGCATGCTCTGGGCATGGTAGCCCACTTCCAGACCGAGAGGGCACTTCCGTTGTCCGCCTATCGCGAAGGGGTGAACCGTTTCCTGCCCCGGGATGTGGCGGTGACCGAGGCCGCCATCGCCCCCGAAGGGTTCCATGCCCGCTTTTCAGCCCGGGGCAAGTGGTATCGTTATATCATTTACCAGGGACCTGTCCGGTCCCCGCTGCGGGAACGGACCAGTTGGCACATCCGCTCCGCCCTCGACGTGGCTGCCATGGCCCTGGGGGCCAGGTCTATGGTCGGTCGCCACGACTTTGCCGCCTTCCGATCATCATCATGCGAGGCTCGCACCTCGATTCGGGAGATCTTTTCCCTGGAGATCCTCCCCCATGGCGACCTCCTCTTCGTCGATGTGAAAGGTTCAGGATTCCTGAAGAACATGGTACGGATCATGGTCGGAACCTTGGTGGAGATCGGAATGGGGAAGCGCTCTGTCCGCGATGTGGAGACATTGCTGCGGGAGGGACGGCGGGAGGGGGCCGGCTGCACCGCCCCGGCCCAGGGGCTGTGCCTGAAGGAGGTATGGTACGAGACGCCCGGTATCGAGGGTTGA
- a CDS encoding DUF2065 domain-containing protein, with translation MEFFLTVIGVVMIVEGVPWFLSPRGVKRLLLQAATTPEYVLRFLGLSLMLAGLFLVYLTIG, from the coding sequence ATGGAATTTTTTCTGACAGTTATCGGGGTGGTTATGATTGTCGAGGGGGTCCCCTGGTTCCTCTCCCCTCGGGGAGTCAAAAGGCTTTTGCTTCAGGCGGCGACCACCCCGGAGTATGTCCTTCGTTTTTTGGGTCTTTCTCTCATGCTGGCGGGCCTTTTTCTGGTCTACCTGACTATCGGCTAG
- the rpsI gene encoding 30S ribosomal protein S9, which translates to MAEEKFYATGKKKTSVARVWMRPGTGSIIINKRPLDEFFGRETSKMVVNQPLELTDNVGKFDVSVNVQGGGPSGQAGAIKHGITKALLEADPELRAVLKKAGFITRDSRIKERKKYGRRGARRSFQFSKR; encoded by the coding sequence ATGGCTGAGGAAAAGTTCTACGCCACTGGAAAGAAAAAGACCTCTGTTGCCCGCGTCTGGATGCGTCCGGGAACCGGTAGCATCATCATCAACAAGCGTCCGCTCGACGAGTTCTTCGGCCGGGAAACGTCCAAGATGGTGGTCAACCAGCCCCTGGAACTGACCGACAACGTCGGCAAGTTCGACGTCTCCGTCAACGTTCAGGGCGGCGGCCCCTCGGGTCAGGCCGGTGCGATCAAGCACGGCATCACCAAGGCCCTGCTCGAGGCCGACCCCGAATTGCGCGCGGTTCTTAAGAAGGCCGGGTTCATTACCCGCGACAGCCGCATCAAGGAACGTAAGAAGTACGGTCGCCGCGGTGCCCGCCGCAGCTTCCAGTTCTCCAAGCGTTAA
- the yajC gene encoding preprotein translocase subunit YajC: MVSEAYAMANNAAAQQGGRPGYEGIIMLVIMFAIFYFLLIRPQQKRAKQHKQLVESLKVGDQVVTAGGVHGKVAAVQETVVTLEVATGVKIKVNRSSVVGAKQEQ; this comes from the coding sequence ATGGTTTCAGAAGCCTACGCCATGGCGAATAACGCCGCCGCTCAGCAGGGGGGTCGTCCCGGTTACGAGGGGATCATCATGCTGGTCATCATGTTCGCTATTTTCTATTTCCTGCTTATCCGTCCCCAGCAGAAGAGGGCCAAGCAGCACAAGCAGCTCGTCGAATCACTCAAGGTCGGCGATCAGGTGGTGACCGCCGGTGGGGTCCACGGCAAGGTGGCGGCCGTTCAGGAGACGGTCGTGACTCTGGAGGTGGCGACCGGGGTGAAAATCAAGGTCAACCGCTCATCCGTGGTGGGCGCCAAGCAGGAGCAGTAA